AGCCTGTCACCTCGTGAGTGTTTCGCAGATGCGGATCCCATGCGGTCTCACCCTCGGTGTATTCCTTCAATTTTTCACGGTCACGCACAATGCGGGGATAGGCTCCCCACATGTATTGGCCGCTCCAATATTTCGGCCATCCGAAATACCCGTAGTAGGACTCCTCGAATTGCCGCGAGAGTGGCTTGTCACTGGTCAATGATGGGCTGTCCTCCATCTGCTTTTTGGTCAAATCGATGGTGATGTGCTGCTTTTCTGCAATCACCGCGCCCAGTGCATAGGGGGATATCAACACCTTCCTTCCCGCAAGCCAGTCTGCGGTGTCGGCAATCAGATAGCGAATCGCCCAGTGATGGTCATCGAAGTAGAATTCTTTTATTCTCCCTATTTCTTCCCCCCCGATACAGTCCAATTTGAAACCCTTCAGTGTTTCTGCTCTGTGTAGCATAGTAATACTCCTTTCATTCTTTGAGAAATGGAACAGATACCTCCTTTCCTTATTATAGCCTCCTATTTTTCAGATTCATATAAGAAAAAGTCTGGAAGTATGAATCGCCAGGTATTCTGCCAGAAAATTTTATCAGTCTTTAGAGCGAAAATGCCTGAGGGAAGACAAAATGAGAGATAAAATAAGAGACAATGCAATAGAATCGATAACCTGGGGTGCTTTCATTGAATACAGGATATCGTCAATTTTGGATAAACCTTTA
The sequence above is drawn from the Candidatus Eremiobacterota bacterium genome and encodes:
- a CDS encoding PRC-barrel domain-containing protein encodes the protein MLHRAETLKGFKLDCIGGEEIGRIKEFYFDDHHWAIRYLIADTADWLAGRKVLISPYALGAVIAEKQHITIDLTKKQMEDSPSLTSDKPLSRQFEESYYGYFGWPKYWSGQYMWGAYPRIVRDREKLKEYTEGETAWDPHLRNTHEVTGYHIQAVDGEIGYVEDFIIDDETWAIRYLLINTHNWLPLKKVLVSPQWIERVGWDDKKVFVNLSRDTVKQSPEYTEEFLLTRDYETKLFGHYNRQGYWVEEPVKVTAH